From a region of the Paenibacillus sp. FSL R10-2734 genome:
- a CDS encoding bifunctional riboflavin kinase/FAD synthetase codes for MRTVTLTYPMSPETAAKWAQPQVAALGQFDGLHRGHASVITSAVALARKQGVPAAVLTFHPHPKDVMGKGDYEGYLTPPLEKQEILASMGVDILYVIEFNEQLSRVSPQNFVSVMLLPLHIVTAVVGFDFRFGYQGEGDVEMLRKLGEGVMNVEVAPPFLLEGEKVSSSGIRKSLQNGDLGLANSWFGRSYHLRGTVGHGEKRGRTIGFPTANLKLSDHFVIPTKGVYAVRVFYKDKVLYGVMNVGVKPTFHEGVLTPSFEVHLFDFDGDLYDQELKVELESYIRPERKFESIGALITQIGEDAETAKKILGYNL; via the coding sequence TTAACTTATCCGATGTCTCCGGAGACTGCTGCTAAGTGGGCTCAGCCTCAAGTGGCGGCTCTAGGGCAGTTTGACGGATTGCATCGTGGACATGCCAGCGTCATTACATCCGCTGTGGCCCTAGCCCGTAAACAAGGCGTGCCGGCTGCAGTCCTTACATTTCATCCCCACCCTAAAGATGTTATGGGCAAGGGGGATTATGAAGGGTATTTGACGCCACCCTTGGAAAAACAAGAGATTCTTGCCAGTATGGGTGTCGATATCTTATATGTTATTGAATTTAATGAGCAGCTTTCCCGGGTAAGTCCACAGAATTTTGTCTCTGTTATGCTTTTGCCGCTACATATTGTAACTGCAGTTGTTGGCTTTGACTTTCGTTTTGGTTATCAAGGTGAAGGCGATGTTGAGATGCTTCGCAAGCTAGGTGAAGGTGTTATGAATGTAGAAGTTGCACCTCCTTTTCTTCTTGAAGGTGAGAAGGTCAGCAGCTCTGGTATTCGTAAAAGTCTCCAGAACGGGGATTTAGGACTAGCCAACTCGTGGTTCGGTCGTAGCTATCATCTGCGTGGAACAGTGGGACATGGTGAGAAGAGAGGGCGTACGATTGGATTTCCAACAGCCAATTTGAAGCTTAGTGATCATTTTGTCATTCCTACTAAGGGTGTATATGCGGTCCGAGTCTTTTATAAGGATAAAGTTCTGTATGGAGTTATGAATGTGGGCGTAAAGCCTACTTTTCATGAAGGGGTTTTGACTCCAAGTTTTGAAGTTCATCTTTTTGATTTCGACGGTGATTTGTATGATCAAGAACTCAAGGTAGAATTAGAATCTTACATTCGTCCGGAACGGAAATTCGAGTCCATAGGTGCATTGATCACCCAGATCGGTGAGGATGCAGAAACCGCGAAGAAGATTTTGGGGTACAATCTATAG
- the rpsO gene encoding 30S ribosomal protein S15, with protein MALTQERKHQLIDEHKTHESDTGSPEVQVAILTENIVNLTDHLRTHKKDHHSRRGLLKMVGQRRKLLAYLKNKDIRRYSALIERLGLRR; from the coding sequence ATGGCATTAACTCAAGAACGTAAACATCAATTGATCGACGAGCACAAAACTCACGAATCCGATACTGGATCCCCTGAGGTGCAAGTTGCTATCCTAACGGAGAACATCGTTAATTTGACTGACCACTTGCGTACGCACAAGAAAGATCATCACTCCCGTCGTGGATTGTTGAAAATGGTTGGACAACGTCGTAAACTTCTGGCGTATTTGAAAAACAAAGACATCAGACGTTACAGCGCCCTGATCGAAAGACTGGGATTGCGTCGTTAA